The Halichoerus grypus chromosome 9, mHalGry1.hap1.1, whole genome shotgun sequence genomic sequence caaatttgtttcttaaaaatgctcaacttcactcatcatcagggaaatgcaaatcaaaatgacaatgagatctcacctcacaccagtcagaatggctggtatcaaaaagacaagaaataacaagtgtcggcaaggatgtggagaaaagggaacccttgtgtactgttgatgggaatgtaaattggtgtaagCACTGTGGAAAatcacagtatggaggttcctcaaaaaattaaaagtagaaataccataccATCCAGTAATtctattactgggtatttacccttcagaaatgaaaacatcaatttggaaagatatacgcacccctatgtttatggcagcattatttaaaatagctaagatatggaagcagcccaagtgtccattgataaatgaatagctaaagaagatgtggtatacatatacaatggaatatttctcagccataaaaaggatgagatcttgccatttgtgacaacatggatggagctagagggtactaggttaagtgaaataagtcagacagagaaagacaaatactatatgatttcacttacatgtgtaatctaacaaaacaaatgaacaaacaaactgaaacaaACTCAtgaatgcagagaacaaactgatagtttcCAGAGGGTAaggggtaggggatgggtgaaataggtgaaggcaattaagaggtacaaaacttccagttataattAAGTCATGGGGACGAAGAGTACAGcaaagggaatatagtcaataatattgtaataacattgtatggtgatagatggtgactacacttatcttggtgagcacagcataatgtgtacaattgtcgaatcactatgttgtacacctgaaactgatataacattgtatgtcaactatacttaataataatgaaaaaaaaaaaagacacaacccCCCCCAAATTTGTTTCTTAAGAAATCCTTTAGACCTGCCTGCAGACATTGTTTTCTCTTCATCCAGGCAAGAATACATGTTGGTTAATTTTgataagaaaatgtgaaatttacTGTGAACAGGCAGAGAATCTAATTTATCTGAATTTCTTTCAATTAGTAAGAAAACACAACTGGCACTTCAGGCACTTGCCGGAGACCTCAATATAAAACTGTTTGCTATTCAGTTTTTGTCAAACCCTCATCATTTATTCCACTAATGGCATCTCAAAAGCTAcatatttagaatattattttagttccttaaagaaattcttttatgaaaatataatttaatatgctCCCTACACTTGCTGGGGattgatataattgacataaaaagaaaatgtctgcattggttttttttttttaatactattgaAAATACTTTCCATTATCTCATTCAATGTCCAATATATtagaatcaatttttttcttctggagtttACACAGGGAAAAAGTTTGTCTAttataagaattttaatataACTTATCATACTTCCTCTCAattgctgtatttatttttagcctTAGTTTGCTAATACAAATTCACTTTCTCATTTCATTACCTAGTCAttgttttattctcatttaatGATCACAtagtatctatttattttttaacaaaacactttaaattcattttggAACTTGTGAAGGTATAAGTAATAGTGAATATTTACATCATGagtatttgtaatttaaaattaattcattttggaaaatttattgCAAATGGACATAAAAAATAAGTTCAGCTGTGCAAAACAATATAAACAACATGTGTCTGATATAAATACAATTCTGTGTGGGGAACTCATTAAACAAAGAATGGAGTCCATGATTTAAATTTGCCTATAACTTAGTGAAAAGTAATTTCAATCtttctaaagtaatttttaaaccttttgctatttgtggaaaataaaatgtcaatttaaaaattatagttagACCATGAAGGGGGATATAGGAGGTAATATAATCCATATGATTCATTTATAGATGAGTGAAATGAGGCCCGGAAAAGTTAAGGAAAGCTTTCTTAAAATTATACAGGCAATTAGAGGCAGATCTGGGATGTCCAGCTGTGATTCTTCACTTCCAGTTCCAATCTCCTCCTTCCccgctcctcctccttcttttcccttttttactGCACCTACAGCCTCCAgctcagcttttttttcttttttttaagattttatttttaagtaatctctacagccaacgtgCGGCTCAaatccacaaccccaagatcaagagttgcatgatccaccgactgagccagctaggctcACCCAGTTcagcttttatatttctttttattctttatttgagCTAAGCATTCTTCCTTACTAAAGAaacaatattgattttttaaaaataagccaccTACTAAGAATAGAGGAAAAGACTGTTATGTAATTGGAAAAGGCCAGATGGGGAAACTCTGATGATGATGGtatctactttttaaagaaaacttatcatatgcctggcactgtgctaaatgctttacaaaCATTAGCTGATTAAACCTTACAACTAACTTACACTGTCTCTGTTCTAGTAAAAGACtagttttttacatttaaattatatgCAGATAATgtggattctttctctctttgatctaATCAAAACATGATATATTGCAATAGAATTTATAACTAATTCTTTGGTGGCCTTTACTGTGGTCCAAATTTCCGTTATCATAGAGATTTGAGCTATTTTGCAAGAGTTTTTATTGAATCCCTGGTGATCTATATTAGAGTATGAAGTTGTCCtagtgctttatatttataaacacacTTTAAGATAATTTGTTGTCATGAGCAAGGCATGTTTATGTACATTTATGTATTTCCCACCACTAATAAAGAGTCATTTGAATTCAGAATgtccaaaaaagaagaaagaaaatgacagtgtTAAAAAAGAGTGCTCAGAAAAATAGAGATTAAATAGTCTGAAGAATGAAGTGTGACTTTTTCCTATTCTTTAAATTTGTGAAGGCCTAGCGGAATGAAATGGTAACAAGTTATTCCCTATTGTTCACAACCAGGTGAATACAAACACAGATTTCAATTGCAGGAACTCTTGGAAGTCTCATGAATAAAATACATTACCCTTCATTTTAGGAATATACAGAGCTAACATACAGattttcaaactaaaaaattgaaaagtaggGAAATAACATTCTTATAGTAAAAATTCACATGAAAGGATTTCATACTAAAGTACTCAAAAATTCCACAATgcctctgtgcgtgtgtgtgtgtgtgtgtgtgtgtgtgtgtatacaggtCCTTGAGGGAATTGAAAAAATTAAGCAGGTACTGAAGAGTGCTTGACTTTCCGAACTTTACTACCGGCAAAAGCAGATTTGGATCAGCCAAGTCAAATGGCATTTGAAAGTATATGGATAGATGGTGGCAAGTGAGGGAGGCAATGGCTTGCAGTCAAAGGAGAAGAGTGACCAGTGTGGTCTCTGTTAGCATCAGCCCCTCTTTGGGAGCTATGCTCTTTGGGATTGGAGGTAATAGAAGAAACAATTTGGCTTACAGAATGTTAGTATGTTTTATTAACCTCATGATACACACTGACATCATGGGAACCAAACCTTATAGCTAGCaattcccctactattaatgtaaTCTTCAACCCACAAAGCCTTGTTATATTGCTATGACACAATTTCTAGAAACTGTTTTACGTATCTGCTCAACTTTATAACCTCATCATGTCCCCGTTGTCTGGCATATAgcaaaagttaaataaatgacCAAGTCCACTGACACCAAGAGGTCTATGACTAGAAAGTGCCTTAGCAACCTTCTAGTCTAACACTTTTGTTTCACAAACCGGGAAGCCGATGCACTTAGTCCAGTGATTTGCCAAACTTTGCACAAGTGGCGAATGAAAGAGTTAGGCCTAGAAGTCAGATTTGGTGACACCCAGTGGGTGGCTGACCTGAAGGCGATATCACGTTTTGGAACTATAGCTTTGGAGAGATAGGTCCACACTCACAGGCAAAGTTTCTGGGACTGGGAGGCTATGATGTATTCATTCTGAGTGGGTTGTAGAAGTGGATGCAGAGAGGATTGCAGCTGTCAGCAGACCAGGCTCCTCGTTAGGATGACTGTCCTGTGTGTCCTAGGCCTGACCACCGTCAGGTCTCTGGGAAGGGCTGAGAATTCTCAGTTAACTATAGGGATTACAATAGAATAAGCTAAAATAAAACCTTATCTGAGATACTAGCAACTAtgccataaaataaaaagtactttaaaaaggaCTAGGTTATGATCATTTCAAGTAATTTCACAAGGCTTTACTTTTGTCATTTGctataaagacattttctttatcattgtaCCTTTTATTTATGACTGCTATTTTCAGACCCCAAAGCATATAAAGCCTTGAAGGCTAAACATATTAAGAGTTGTTTGTAACAGTAACTCAggggtttattttaaaatattttaaatttgggggcccctgggtggctcagtccagtaagccaccaactcttgattttggctcaggtcatgatctcagggctgtgggatcaagcctgtgtgagggctccatgctcagcagggagtctgctcgaggattctctctctccctctccctctgccctgccctccagagtctctctgcctctctctctctctcaaataaataaatatatcttaaaaaataaaatatttaaaatttattgatattAAGCTAGTGTTAATCAACATATGTTAAAGACTTCTTTTTCCCTCATTAGCAATGtgtgcccccctccaccccaccctttCGTTTGCTTTCAAGTGTCAAAACCTGATTGCTCTGTCCTtcaatttctttaggaaaaagtGATCCATGGCGTTTGCATGCCCCGAGGTTATCTTGAACTGATACCGAATCCTAAGGACGAGGAAGTGGATCACATAAGGGCAACATGTTTTAATAGTGACATCGTCCTGATGCCCGAGCTCTCAACCTTCCGGGTCTTGCCGTGGGCTGAAAGAACTGCCAGAGTGATATGCGACACATTCACTGTGACTGGGGAGCCTCTTTTGACTTCCCCACGGTACATCGCCAAGAGCCAGCTGAACCAGCTGCAGGACTCTGGCTTTTCCCTGCTCTCTGCCTTCATCtatgatttttgcatttttgctgTGCCCGAAATTATCAATTCAAAGACCATCTCTTTTCCTGCTTCAACATTGCTAAATAATCATGACCAGCCTTTCATCCAGGAACTCGTTGATGGCTTGTATCACACCGGAGCCAATGTCGAGAGTTTTTCCTCCTCTACCAGGCCCGGTCAGATGGAAATCTGTTTTTTGCCCGAATTTGGCATCAATGCGGCTGATAATGCATTCACCCTCAGAACAGGTGTCAAAGAAGTTGCGAGGAAATATAATTACATCGCTAGCTTTTTCATCGAGACTGGATTCTGCAATTCAGGAATTTTGTCTCACAGTCTCTGGGATGTCGGGGGGAAGAAAAATATGTTCTGCATCAATTCCGGAGTTGAGGAGCTCACGATCACTGGGAAAAAATGGTTGGCAGGGCTCTTGAAGCACTCTGCTGCCCTCAGCTGCCTGATGGCTCCCGCTGTTAGCTGCCGAAAGCGTTATTCCAAGGAGAGTAAAGACCTCAAGGATAGTGTGCCTACAACGTGGGGATACAATGATAACAGCTGTGCTTTTAATATCAAGTGTCATGGTGAGAAAGGCACCCGGATAGAAAATAAACTGGGCTCAGCGACTGCAAATCCATACCTGGTGCTGGCGGCGACCGTTGCTGCAGGCTTGGATGGACTTCAAAGCAGTGATGGTGTCCTGGCCGGTCCGGATGTCAGCACAGACTTCTATCAGGCCAAATCTTCCGAGATCCCTTTGAAACTGGAAGACGCTCTTGTGGCCCTGGAGGAAGATCAGTGTCTGAGACAGGCCCTGGGGGAAACTTTTATTCGCTATTTTGTTGCCATGAAAAAATATGAgttggaaaatgaagaaacagatgctgagagaaataaattcttagaatattttatttagactAGAACCCTTAACTATTCTTTTGgagatgtggttttttttttaagtagctgaTCTCCCAGGAAGAAAAGATTggatttttataattaacaaCAAAAGGACTACATAGGCTTTCGCTCTTCTTTGTCCCCATGGAATATTTGACAGATGAAGTGGGACCGCCGAGAGGATTCTGATAGTAGAAACAAACAATAAAGTTGTGGTGCAGCTGTAATATGCAAATTTCCCAGGTCTTGTCAGTCAGTCATCATTTCCTCTGTGTATGTTGACCTAGATAGAAATATTCAGTTATTTCAGGCAACAGATACAttcacacaataaaaaaaaagccttaagaaTTACAAAGCAAAGTgtaaatgactaaaaaaaaaaaaaaagaatttcaattaTGCACATATGTTGTGACTGCCAGGGAGACAAAAATGCTTACTAATACAATCTCACTAATCTAGACATATAGAGGACAGACACTCTGTTTCCTGCCCTTTCCCCATCCTTCTGCCATTACCCTTCCCATGGGCTAACCTGCCGGGAATGTGGCTAGGGGAACACTCTTGGGAGTGGAGCTCACGCAAGACGGAGTAACAAGGTGGAAGCTCTGCTTTGTGGAGCAAATTTTGCCAGCATCATTGTGATCTTtctaaataagttaaataagttttcaaaaatatgtcATGATGACAAGTTAGCAGAAGCTTTCACATTATATCCCTTCTTTGTACCCTTCTTTACTAGCTCCTGAAACTCCTAGGAATTTCAAGGACATTATGTCCACAAGAAACAAAtccataagaaataaaatttggctGGGAACAATGAGGtcaaatatttgaaagtcatgaaaacttttctttaaacaatATCTCATATATCATATCTCAGATATAAAACACAGGTGGAATGGGTGTGTGCTTGGGGATGGGAGGGCTCTTCATGCTCTCTTCTGTTCTTCAAAGCTACGATTTCAAAGACACCTGTAGTGCTTTGTGAAGTGTGAGAACAACTGTCTACATAACCAGGGCTATGTTTGTAgcttaaatttgtatttaaatgacTGGTTCTGCTGCCCACAGAGGTCGATATGTCCCGGAAAATATTAAATGTTCCAGACCTTCATTTGAATGAGATAATGTTGTAACTATCACTAAAGTTTAGCTTCTTTGGGGAAGAAATCCAAAATCCACTGACTAGCAAACGAAAACGCTATTCTCCTCCTTAGGATCAAACAGGAGATTTTATGTTCAATTAAAACTGACAGTGGTCTCAATTTAGATAGCAAACACAAAGGCAGGGGATTAGATTTGGCTCAGATCCTCCTATTCAAATTCATAGTACCCAGTAGCTTAAATAGTAAAAGTCGTCTGGCCTTCACTAATTGATCCCCTCTTTGCTCCCCTGAGCAGGAGAAGTGTGTCTGGATACATAAGAATAATGTTCTTGGTGGATTAAAAGGTAGAGGAAAAGAGAGTGCAGGGTgggtggagaagaaaaggaatttgcCCTGAACCATGTGAGGATGAAATCCCACTCATTCTGTCATGGGAAGGATAGTTGGGAAGACCCAAACCCATGGCGGCTTGCTAGTTATTtgccaatatccattctccctctGTTCTCAGGAATAACACCTAAATGTGTCAGTTGGGAACAgactatggaaaataaaaatcacatttctgcGTTCCCACTGTGGCTGAATGTGGCTGTGTTATTAGATTCAGGCCAAAGGGCTGTAAGTAGAAGTGTTGTATGGAGCTCTGGGAAACTTCTTTAAAGGACAGATACTCTGTTTCCTGCCCTTTCTCTATCCTTCTGCCTTTGCCCTTCCAGTTGGCTAACCTGCAGGTGTTGTGGCTAGAGTAATGCCCTTGGGAACGGAGCCCAGGCAAGACGGAGTAACAAGGAGGAAGCTCTGCTTCACAAAGCAGATTTGCCTACATTCAGATTTTTACCAGGGAGCGAAATAAACTATCTCCTTTAAGGCACagtaatttttgtctttgttactGTGACAAAACTTACCTTCCTACTTGCgagtgtgactgtgtgtgtgtgtgtgtgtgtgtgtgtgagtgcatgtgtctggttgtatgtgtatgtatgtgtatggggAAATATTTGAGGAGTTTGGGGATGAAAGAATAAAGATAGAATAAACAATGAAAGACCACTTCCTCaatctttccacttttttttcctttttgagagaGACGGAGCAAATATGCACTcttgagcaggagggaggggcggagggagagggagagagagaatcttaagcaggctcccgctgagtgtggagaccgatgatgcggggctcgatcttaggaccttgagatcatgacctgagccgaaatcaagagtcagtcacttaactgactgagccacccaggtgcccctcagtctTTCTGCTTTTTGAGAGGAGAGGAGAATCTGAATTAGAGGGATCCACACATGTAAAAAAACTGTACTGTCTCCCACCCTAACAGAGCTGTAGAGACACCTTGGTCGTCCATGGGCCTTCATGAAACATGGCTAGTGCTTTGGCTTGACTTTTCCACAATAGATAAAAGATGTTATAAAAATTCTGCTGATCAAGTTGTTTGTAGCCTCCCCCCCTTACATCATATTAgcataacttaaaaaaacataatattcaGGATGGTGGTGTGAGGGAATTATGTAACTAAGAATAATATCTTCAATGTTAATTGTACCACAGTGAGTTGACAGAAAATATTCAGCCATGTGTTACCAATCAGTAAGTTGGTGTGGCCATCTTCATAGAGATTTCCCTTAGGTGTATGCTGATGTATATTCTTGCTTTGTAAGGTAAACCCAAAGTAAACATGGACCAAGAGTAAAGTTTGGGGCTAAAGAAAAATGGGGTAGGTGTAAAAAATTCaattatctgtttcttttctatctcttttatCTGTCCCAAGTTTTCTATCTCAgagggggctttttttttcttttaaagattttttatttattcatttgagagagagagaacgagagagcaaGAGTGGCTAGTGGccgggagagggggatgggggggtgagggagaagcaaactccctgctgagcaggaagcctgacacagggcttgatcccaggaccccaggatcatgacctgagccaaaggcagacacttaaccaactgagccacccaggcgcccctctaaggaGACTTTCTGCTGATGCTTCTACCTTTTTAGTCTTAGCAAGAGGGCCAGATACTCACTCAACAGCATTTATTGGGCACATTTTGTGTGCTAAGCCTTCGTACCAGGCTAGAcccagaaaaagaagatgagCAGACAGTGAAAGCATTTTGGATCTGTTTATCTTCAGCagaacagaatcttttttttttttttttttttttggtagaccTAATGCTGAAAAAAACTATTTGGAAGGATGCTTTATGGCTGGAAAAGGATGCTTTATGAATCTCTTTACAGaaattactttcttattttcatttactaTAATTGTTCTAATCAAAGCTTAGGGGAAAATGTGATTACTGAATTTAAAGTTGGTTATTAAATGAGTATAcataagaaatgtaaattaaaaactataatgTTTTAAGACTAGAAACTAAAACATTAGTATCATAGTAAGAAGTTTCTATTTTCAAGGACACTTTATgatctaaaatttcattttacagagTCTGAATAATAACGAAGCTTGAAATGATGATTTGAAGGCAATGAAAGATCTGAAAActttaatatgaataaaaattgaaAGTGCACAGTAAGGTCTGAACTTATCAGCAATGTACAACAGTTTATTGACATATCTCCAGTCTCCTGTTTAACAAAATAGATTTGCCAATATGTTTGCAATATAGGTATTATTGGACAGTACCTTTAATCTTAGGTTTCCTACTCCAAGTGTCTCCACTCGTTACATACATGCACAATGCCCTACATCTTCTGTTAAAGTGTTTCTCAGGTCGCCTATAGTTGGCAGTTTATAGGATGGATTTCCAAGTAGGATGTGAGTTTCAAGAATGAAGGGCACAGatcttattattatttgtgtttatatttcttATCTCTTGCAGATGTTTTGGAATTCAATATATGTTAAATCAATCAGTCagccaatcaatcaatcaatttgTATATAGTGTAGGCATAATACAGTTCTATCCTTGTATAGTGTAATACTGTCACACATATTCTCATGCCCAGAGAGAGTGAAAAGGAGAAATGGGGACAGCTGAGAGAATCAATGATTTGTGGTTTGTTATTAGCCCTGAAATTTCTGCCATTAGATGAACTTCTTCAGCTTCTCTATTTCTAGGAACTCTTGAGTAAACAATTTGATCAGCTTGATGGGGATCATAAAAAACAGAGAGCAGAGTGGAGTGATCATGCTTTTTGGCCACATTGAATCCTTCAGTAACTTTCTTATGTTTGTAGAATTCCTCACCTTTTGTCTCCTGTCGTCGTCCAAGGTAGAAGTTAGAACCTCAACTTTCCAGGTCGTCTTGCAGCCGTGGTGCAGACTCTGCCAATCGTGATGCAATCATTCAACCCTCATGGACTCCACTCTGGGTAAATCTGAGGAAGCAGCTGTGACAAGAGTCCCTGTGGTAGCATCCTGGGGTGGCATTGGTGGGACAGTTGCTCGGTGACAGTGGCTTGGGGTCTCTGTGCAAAAGTCAGCGTAGCTTCTAAACCTGATTTTCTGACCCTCCTAGATTCTGTGACTTACCTAATATCTCTTAATAAATTCGTTTTCTGCTTAAAATAGCTAGAATttgcaaaaagacaaaaaaaacaaaacaaaacagtccgTGAGGGGAAAACTTTGATAAGGGGAAAAGGGATAAAAAGCAGAGACTGCTCCTTAATCCGAAGAGTAGGAAcaatttaatgtttatattagaTTTAGattaaacaaagttttattagGCTCCTTGTACCGAGCATGCATAATGCTGGTGCTCTCTCATTCACTGCCTCATTTGACAGTTTCTACAATTTCATGAGCATGGTATGGTCATTATTTTAAGTGTAGGAAGTAGAGAATCATATCATGACTTTTTAATTATTGtaataaaggcaaataaatattGTACTAAATGCAAATGGATATTTGCCCTTAGTTTACTAGTTAAGTGTAAGAGAGGTAAGACTCAGAAGTTAAGTGTTAACAGAAGCGAGAATCTGATCCAGGTTTCCATCCTTGGAGCATCACGGTCTCTACGCTATACCCAAATGTCATTCTCTACACAGTTCCAGCCAAGAACAACACTGAAAATTAAGCTGCACATCATATTTCAATTTTAAGGCTTTTGGGCACCAAAGTACAGGTAGATACTTAAATAAACATACCTTCCGTTTTTGTTAATATGTGGTTCAATTTAATGTCATTGCACTGAGGTTTAGTCAATATGTTCAACGACAAATAAATCCCAGCAAACCAATTGTGGAATTGTTCAGGTAATAAATAGCAGATACCTCTATCCAGATCGGAAGATCTCATCACAAAGGAGTATCAGGTCACAACAGCATCCATTTCAGAACTTTTCTCAGACAAGAATAGTAATTCAAGCCttaaatagt encodes the following:
- the LGSN gene encoding lengsin → MFIFYYLPGPSGKSLHGIHHLQCLFQDTRDEGNETEASRMSKLRRTRKKVTKQHVFPTEVGETDISNSKERIRNQMVCHKVGDVSKPVVGPGSADSHLQQDDKDSENQTTVIKPSPLQTSASAPCREFNTNSNHTDNTRDGTQIPTTPYISSRMKHIKQEMSKNHLQFVRFEATDLHGVSRSKSIPAQFFQEKVIHGVCMPRGYLELIPNPKDEEVDHIRATCFNSDIVLMPELSTFRVLPWAERTARVICDTFTVTGEPLLTSPRYIAKSQLNQLQDSGFSLLSAFIYDFCIFAVPEIINSKTISFPASTLLNNHDQPFIQELVDGLYHTGANVESFSSSTRPGQMEICFLPEFGINAADNAFTLRTGVKEVARKYNYIASFFIETGFCNSGILSHSLWDVGGKKNMFCINSGVEELTITGKKWLAGLLKHSAALSCLMAPAVSCRKRYSKESKDLKDSVPTTWGYNDNSCAFNIKCHGEKGTRIENKLGSATANPYLVLAATVAAGLDGLQSSDGVLAGPDVSTDFYQAKSSEIPLKLEDALVALEEDQCLRQALGETFIRYFVAMKKYELENEETDAERNKFLEYFI